A region from the Hypericibacter adhaerens genome encodes:
- a CDS encoding ABC transporter permease, whose amino-acid sequence MAQQAQMELGSGPAIARPRVGQTGWALIGVSPFLVFAFMFLILPTMYLVVGAFQDADGNFTFGNLADLFQPSIRSAYWISIKVSLASAIGGALVGFFLAYAGVMGGLPGWIRPTLMTFCGVASNFAGLPLAFAFLATLGRTGIVTVLLVKYFDFNIYSTGFNLLSFWGLALTYLYFQIPLMVLILAPALDGLKREWREAAEILGANSFHYWRHIALPVLWPSLLGTTILLFANAFGAIATAYGLTGSSLNIVTILLYAQIRGDVLHNQNLGYALALGMILITGFSNGLYIWLRSRSERWLR is encoded by the coding sequence ATGGCTCAACAAGCGCAGATGGAATTGGGATCGGGCCCCGCGATCGCGCGGCCCCGTGTCGGCCAGACCGGCTGGGCATTGATCGGCGTCTCGCCTTTCCTTGTCTTCGCTTTCATGTTCCTGATCCTGCCGACGATGTATCTGGTCGTCGGCGCCTTCCAGGACGCCGACGGCAATTTCACCTTCGGCAACCTCGCCGATCTGTTCCAGCCCTCCATCCGGAGCGCCTACTGGATCAGCATCAAGGTGAGCCTCGCGTCGGCGATCGGCGGCGCCCTCGTCGGCTTCTTCCTGGCCTATGCCGGCGTCATGGGCGGGCTGCCGGGATGGATCCGCCCGACCCTGATGACCTTCTGCGGCGTCGCCTCGAACTTCGCCGGCCTGCCCCTTGCCTTCGCCTTCCTGGCGACGCTCGGGCGCACCGGCATCGTGACCGTGCTGCTGGTGAAGTATTTCGACTTCAACATCTACAGCACCGGTTTCAACCTGCTGAGCTTCTGGGGCCTGGCGCTCACCTATCTCTACTTCCAGATCCCCCTCATGGTGCTGATCCTGGCGCCGGCGCTGGACGGTCTGAAGCGGGAATGGCGCGAGGCGGCCGAGATCCTGGGCGCCAACTCGTTCCACTACTGGCGCCATATCGCGCTGCCGGTGCTTTGGCCGAGCCTGCTCGGTACGACGATCCTGCTGTTCGCCAACGCCTTCGGCGCCATCGCCACGGCCTACGGCCTGACCGGCAGCTCTCTCAATATCGTCACCATCCTGCTTTATGCCCAGATCCGCGGCGACGTGCTGCATAACCAGAACCTGGGCTACGCGCTGGCGCTCGGCATGATCCTGATCACCGGCTTCTCGAACGGCCTCTATATCTGGCTACGGAGCCGCAGCGAGCGGTGGTTGCGATGA
- a CDS encoding ABC transporter substrate-binding protein: MLASGTSRRTTARNLFRTLTLASVAALGVTALAGLASAESMDDLIAGAKKEGALSIIAVPHDWCGYATVIDKFKAKYPFLQLNELNPDAGSGDEIEAIKANKGNTGPQAPDVIDVGLSFGPSAKAEGLLQPYKVSTWASIPDHQKDPEGYWYGDYYGVLAFEVNTDIVKKVPADWADLLLPEYKNQVALSGDPRTSNESIQSIFAAGLARSGGKVDAAASEGLKFFAELYKNGNFVPVGGGAASIAQGTTPIVIRWDYLSLTDNDTLKGNPQIATVVPKTGVVAGVYVQAISAYAPHPNAAKLWMEHLYSDESQIDWLKAYCHPIRFQDLVDSKKVPADVLAKLPPAENYEKALFPTLEQQGAAKEVITKQWDSVVGANVQ, translated from the coding sequence ATGCTTGCGAGTGGAACATCGAGAAGAACGACGGCGCGCAACCTGTTCAGGACCCTGACCCTCGCCTCCGTGGCGGCTCTGGGGGTGACGGCTCTTGCCGGCCTGGCCTCGGCGGAGTCGATGGACGATCTGATCGCCGGCGCCAAGAAGGAAGGCGCTCTCAGCATCATCGCCGTGCCGCATGACTGGTGCGGCTACGCCACCGTGATCGACAAGTTCAAGGCGAAATACCCGTTCCTCCAGCTGAACGAGCTCAATCCCGACGCCGGCTCCGGTGACGAGATCGAGGCGATCAAGGCCAACAAGGGCAACACGGGACCGCAGGCGCCCGACGTGATCGATGTCGGCCTGTCCTTCGGGCCGTCGGCCAAGGCCGAAGGCCTGCTGCAACCTTACAAAGTCTCCACCTGGGCCAGCATCCCCGACCATCAGAAGGATCCCGAGGGATACTGGTACGGCGACTATTACGGCGTGCTCGCCTTCGAGGTGAACACCGACATCGTGAAGAAGGTGCCGGCCGACTGGGCCGACCTTCTCCTGCCCGAATACAAGAACCAGGTCGCGCTGAGCGGCGATCCCCGCACCTCGAACGAATCGATCCAGAGCATCTTCGCCGCCGGCCTCGCCCGGTCGGGCGGCAAGGTCGACGCGGCCGCGTCGGAAGGGTTGAAGTTCTTCGCCGAGCTCTACAAGAACGGGAACTTCGTCCCGGTCGGCGGCGGGGCCGCTTCGATTGCGCAAGGCACCACCCCGATCGTCATCCGCTGGGACTATCTGTCCTTGACCGACAATGACACGTTGAAGGGTAATCCGCAGATCGCGACCGTGGTGCCGAAGACGGGCGTGGTCGCCGGTGTCTATGTGCAGGCCATCAGCGCCTATGCGCCCCATCCGAACGCCGCCAAGCTCTGGATGGAGCATCTCTATTCCGACGAGAGCCAGATCGACTGGCTCAAGGCCTACTGCCATCCGATCCGGTTCCAGGATCTGGTCGACAGCAAGAAGGTTCCGGCGGACGTTCTGGCCAAGCTGCCGCCCGCGGAGAACTACGAGAAGGCCTTGTTCCCCACCCTCGAGCAGCAGGGTGCGGCCAAGGAAGTGATCACGAAGCAGTGGGACAGTGTTGTAGGTGCGAACGTCCAGTAA
- a CDS encoding ABC transporter substrate-binding protein has translation MKHNWMQRMAVVSLSVLAATAFVRLASAGSMEDLVAAAKKEGQLTVIALPHDWCGYGDLIESFKKKYGLTVNELNPDAGSGDEIEAIKANKGNTGPQAPDVIDVGLPFGPQAKKDGLIQAYKVSTWNSIPDSAKDAEGFWYGDYYGVLAFEVNTDIVKKVPADWADLAASDYASSIALAGDPRASNQAIQAVYAAGLSAAGGDAGKAADAGLKFFGDLNKKGNFVPVIGKAGTLAQGATPLVIRWDYNALADRDTLKGNPAIEVVVPKTGVVAGVYIQAISAYAPHPNAAKLWMEYLYSDEGQLGWLKGYCHPIRFNDLAQRKVIPEAMLKALPPAEAYAKAVFPTLDEQAAAKEVITKQWDSVVGANVQ, from the coding sequence ATGAAGCACAACTGGATGCAGAGGATGGCGGTGGTTTCGCTGTCCGTGCTGGCGGCGACCGCGTTCGTTCGACTGGCCTCGGCCGGATCGATGGAGGATCTGGTAGCCGCGGCCAAGAAAGAAGGGCAACTGACGGTCATCGCGCTGCCGCATGACTGGTGCGGCTATGGCGACCTCATCGAAAGCTTCAAGAAGAAGTATGGCCTGACCGTCAACGAGCTCAACCCCGACGCAGGCTCGGGCGACGAGATCGAGGCGATCAAGGCGAACAAGGGCAATACCGGTCCCCAGGCGCCGGACGTCATCGATGTCGGCCTCCCCTTCGGCCCGCAGGCGAAGAAGGACGGCCTGATCCAGGCCTACAAGGTTTCGACCTGGAACTCGATCCCCGACAGCGCCAAGGATGCCGAAGGCTTCTGGTACGGCGACTATTACGGCGTGCTGGCCTTCGAGGTGAACACCGACATCGTGAAGAAGGTGCCGGCCGACTGGGCGGATCTGGCGGCCTCGGACTATGCCAGCTCGATCGCGCTCGCGGGCGATCCGCGTGCCTCCAACCAGGCGATCCAAGCCGTCTACGCGGCCGGCCTTTCCGCGGCCGGTGGCGATGCCGGCAAGGCCGCCGACGCGGGCCTGAAGTTCTTCGGCGATCTCAACAAGAAGGGCAACTTCGTCCCCGTGATCGGCAAGGCCGGTACGCTGGCGCAGGGTGCCACGCCGCTCGTGATCCGCTGGGACTATAACGCGCTCGCCGATCGCGACACGCTCAAGGGCAATCCCGCCATCGAGGTGGTGGTGCCGAAGACCGGCGTCGTGGCGGGTGTCTATATCCAGGCCATCAGCGCCTATGCCCCGCACCCGAACGCCGCCAAGCTCTGGATGGAATATCTCTATTCCGACGAGGGGCAGCTCGGCTGGCTGAAGGGCTATTGCCACCCGATCCGCTTCAACGACCTGGCGCAGCGCAAGGTGATTCCGGAGGCCATGCTGAAGGCCCTGCCGCCGGCCGAAGCCTACGCCAAGGCCGTGTTCCCGACCTTGGACGAGCAAGCGGCCGCCAAGGAAGTGATCACCAAGCAGTGGGACAGCGTCGTCGGCGCGAACGTCCAGTAA
- a CDS encoding adenylate/guanylate cyclase domain-containing protein has translation MNVETLGLWLTKAARERRDLGNLFEAFCLELRQRGSSISRASLGLEGLDPEVGGSRYVWEQEAIIYTSVPRAGVVQSAGYQNSPMKIVDDTGRPFRRRLEGEQTMPVLEELRQSGATDYAMFPMPFIDTTRSAVIAYSTPAPTGFTDAELQGLEAATDLFGPYAERQVLRQIAVDLLDVYVGPHTGRRIIEGHVERGDMETIEAAIWLADMRGFTRRSESSAVRDVLNGLNAWLEAMVGPIHAHQGEVLKFIGDAILAIFPTGTRQSGRVVCAAALAAVEEARRQVEEVNRARAAQGLWPLEFGVGLHFGEVVYGNIGAPRRLDFTVIGAAVNRASRLQELSKQLGRQTIISGAFAGHIDGPLVPLGTHRLRDVAEPQSVYGLPAESAAR, from the coding sequence ATGAATGTCGAAACGCTGGGGCTTTGGCTGACGAAGGCGGCGCGGGAGCGGCGCGACCTGGGCAACCTGTTCGAGGCCTTCTGCCTCGAGCTGCGGCAACGCGGCTCGAGCATCAGCCGTGCCTCGCTCGGTCTCGAAGGACTCGATCCCGAAGTCGGCGGCTCGCGCTATGTCTGGGAGCAGGAGGCCATCATCTACACCAGCGTGCCGCGTGCCGGCGTGGTGCAGTCGGCCGGCTATCAGAACAGCCCGATGAAGATCGTCGACGATACCGGGCGGCCCTTCCGTCGGCGCCTCGAGGGCGAGCAGACCATGCCCGTGCTGGAGGAGTTGCGGCAGAGCGGGGCCACCGACTATGCGATGTTCCCGATGCCGTTCATCGACACCACGCGATCGGCCGTGATCGCCTATTCGACACCCGCACCGACCGGTTTCACCGATGCCGAGCTGCAAGGGCTCGAGGCCGCGACCGATCTGTTCGGACCCTACGCGGAACGCCAGGTCCTGCGGCAGATCGCGGTCGATCTGCTGGATGTCTATGTCGGTCCGCATACCGGCCGGCGGATCATCGAAGGCCATGTCGAGCGCGGCGATATGGAGACCATCGAGGCCGCGATCTGGCTCGCCGACATGCGCGGCTTCACCCGGCGCTCGGAAAGCTCCGCGGTCAGGGATGTGCTGAACGGCCTGAACGCCTGGCTCGAGGCGATGGTGGGGCCGATCCATGCGCATCAGGGCGAGGTGCTGAAGTTCATCGGCGACGCGATTCTCGCGATCTTCCCGACCGGCACACGGCAGAGCGGGCGCGTGGTCTGCGCGGCGGCCCTGGCGGCGGTCGAAGAGGCCCGCCGGCAGGTGGAGGAGGTCAACCGGGCCCGCGCCGCGCAGGGGCTCTGGCCGCTCGAGTTCGGCGTCGGGCTTCATTTCGGCGAGGTCGTGTACGGGAATATCGGCGCCCCGCGCCGGCTCGATTTCACCGTCATCGGCGCCGCGGTCAATCGCGCCAGCCGCCTGCAGGAGCTGAGCAAGCAGCTGGGCCGCCAGACCATCATCTCCGGCGCCTTCGCCGGCCATATCGATGGTCCGCTGGTGCCCTTGGGCACGCATCGCCTGCGCGACGTGGCGGAGCCCCAGAGCGTCTATGGCCTGCCGGCGGAATCGGCGGCGCGTTGA